Proteins found in one Streptococcus anginosus subsp. whileyi MAS624 genomic segment:
- a CDS encoding BglG family transcription antiterminator produces the protein MLSNELIEKFQIFSSYPNASILELAVLLKSNRKMVLTDIRKINDILFSVGLPRIQIEESYIQMPDISLNDLFSRMSLDSGEYLFFEERLDMIILYILLNTDFVSNTHLQCLLQMSKNSVLSDLKKARLQAKKYGGQLVYTRQEGYIIRATDTKRMLLLEQVVENILAKASGSWVIKYVLDECQLQINVEEIYNFLYDLGCQYHLVFIFEKTKAVSYLLAVLASQQWEEQTVIGPPYLSKMEQSSIGRLVKELVVSYPLLEQKRYFIMSRLAGCIQGDLIDNPDPLMIFIMDRIINQVKAYTGIEFRDSIQFRKDLYAHLYPAFYRLLFDIPLNNPLKEQILKDFNSLFHLVRRSLSPLEKYLKKTISNDEIAYFTIHFGGYLEQIGTSNQSAKLTALTICPNGVSSSLILQSELKQLFPKMVFREVHQLKQVKEIGVSTYDMIFSTIYFETNKPLYLLKPLMNSMEKIMLKKQVCTDFNIDEMGISVEELLQIIHRHAEIKDMSKLRRELSTYIMGNQEKQELGGYGLVDLLERKLIRQIECVPDWKKAIQVASAPLLEQGYIHQSYVEGMIDSVEQMGPYIVLAPRVAVPHASPEYGVDKLGISLLQLKQPVDFDITDEGDEEKQVQLIFVLAAVDSTSHLKSLQELAMILDDEGVVGSLIRAETIDEILCIITEAIEKGESYD, from the coding sequence GTGTTATCAAATGAGCTCATTGAAAAATTTCAAATCTTTTCTAGCTATCCGAATGCCTCTATATTAGAATTAGCTGTTCTCCTGAAATCCAATAGAAAAATGGTGCTGACGGATATACGTAAAATCAATGATATATTGTTTAGTGTGGGGTTACCACGGATACAAATAGAAGAATCGTATATTCAAATGCCAGATATTTCTCTCAATGATCTATTTTCCCGGATGTCATTAGACTCAGGTGAATATTTGTTCTTTGAAGAGCGATTGGATATGATCATACTTTATATTCTATTGAATACTGATTTTGTCTCTAATACTCATTTGCAATGCTTACTTCAGATGAGTAAAAATTCGGTTTTATCTGATTTAAAAAAAGCGAGATTGCAGGCAAAGAAATATGGGGGACAACTTGTCTATACTCGACAAGAAGGTTACATTATACGTGCAACCGACACAAAGCGTATGCTTCTACTTGAGCAAGTGGTAGAAAATATCTTAGCCAAAGCTAGTGGCAGTTGGGTCATCAAATATGTGCTGGATGAATGCCAGCTTCAAATAAATGTTGAAGAGATTTATAACTTCTTATATGATTTGGGCTGTCAATATCATTTGGTTTTTATTTTTGAAAAAACCAAAGCAGTGAGCTACTTATTAGCAGTTTTGGCTAGCCAACAATGGGAAGAACAGACTGTCATTGGACCTCCATATTTATCGAAAATGGAACAATCTTCCATAGGGAGACTTGTGAAAGAGTTGGTGGTTTCTTATCCTTTGCTAGAGCAGAAACGTTATTTTATCATGAGTCGGTTGGCAGGATGTATTCAAGGAGATTTGATAGACAATCCAGACCCGTTAATGATTTTCATTATGGATCGGATTATCAATCAAGTAAAAGCTTATACAGGGATTGAATTTAGAGATTCCATTCAATTTAGAAAAGATTTATATGCTCATCTTTATCCGGCTTTTTATCGACTTTTGTTTGATATTCCATTGAATAATCCTTTAAAAGAGCAGATTCTAAAGGATTTCAATTCACTCTTTCATCTTGTAAGGCGAAGTTTGAGCCCTTTGGAAAAATATTTGAAAAAGACGATTAGCAATGATGAAATTGCTTATTTCACCATTCATTTTGGTGGGTATCTGGAGCAGATTGGGACATCAAATCAGAGTGCGAAGTTGACTGCTCTAACTATTTGTCCAAATGGTGTTAGTTCTTCTTTGATTCTTCAGTCGGAGTTAAAGCAGCTATTTCCTAAAATGGTATTTCGAGAGGTGCACCAGCTAAAACAGGTGAAAGAAATTGGTGTTTCTACTTACGACATGATTTTTTCAACAATTTATTTTGAAACGAATAAGCCACTTTATTTGTTAAAACCTTTGATGAATTCAATGGAGAAAATCATGTTGAAAAAACAAGTTTGTACCGACTTTAATATAGATGAAATGGGAATTTCTGTTGAAGAATTATTGCAGATTATCCATAGGCATGCAGAGATTAAGGATATGAGTAAGCTTCGCAGAGAATTATCGACTTACATCATGGGTAATCAAGAAAAACAAGAACTAGGAGGATATGGTTTGGTAGATTTACTGGAAAGAAAATTAATAAGGCAGATAGAGTGTGTGCCTGATTGGAAGAAAGCGATTCAAGTGGCATCTGCTCCATTGCTGGAACAAGGTTATATCCACCAATCTTATGTGGAAGGGATGATTGATTCGGTGGAGCAAATGGGACCATATATTGTACTGGCACCAAGGGTTGCTGTTCCACATGCATCGCCTGAATACGGAGTTGATAAATTGGGAATTAGTTTATTGCAACTCAAACAACCTGTGGATTTTGATATAACAGATGAAGGAGATGAGGAAAAGCAAGTTCAACTAATTTTTGTCTTGGCTGCAGTTGATTCGACTTCTCATTTGAAGTCGTTACAGGAGCTGGCAATGATTTTGGATGATGAAGGAGTAGTAGGGAGCTTAATTAGGGCGGAAACAATTGATGAAATACTATGCATCATCACAGAAGCAATTGAGAAAGGAGAAAGCTATGATTAA
- a CDS encoding histidine phosphatase family protein yields MAKTRLYIVRHGKTMFNTIGRAQGWSDTPLTAVGERGIRELGIGLRESGLQFAKAFSSDSGRTIQTMGIMLEELGLTGRIPYRTDKRLREWCFGSFDGAYDGELFMGVMPRVFNVEHVHQLSYPELAEGLVEVDTAGWAESWEKLSNRIWTGFLDIAKEIEASGGGNALIASHGMTIGTFVYLIDQTRPHGLDNGSVTVVEYEEGRFTVEYVGDMSYRTVGAKELAEQSAK; encoded by the coding sequence ATGGCAAAAACAAGATTATACATTGTTCGCCATGGGAAAACCATGTTTAATACAATCGGTCGGGCGCAAGGCTGGTCTGATACGCCTTTGACTGCTGTGGGGGAACGTGGAATTCGTGAGCTAGGAATTGGACTTCGCGAGTCGGGGCTGCAATTTGCAAAAGCTTTTTCTAGCGATAGCGGGCGGACGATTCAAACCATGGGAATTATGCTAGAGGAACTCGGATTAACCGGACGTATTCCTTATCGCACAGACAAACGACTTCGCGAATGGTGTTTTGGTAGTTTCGATGGAGCTTATGATGGTGAGCTATTTATGGGAGTGATGCCCCGTGTTTTCAATGTAGAGCATGTTCATCAATTGAGTTATCCTGAGTTGGCCGAAGGTCTGGTGGAAGTGGATACTGCTGGTTGGGCTGAAAGTTGGGAAAAATTGAGCAATCGTATTTGGACAGGATTTTTAGACATTGCAAAAGAAATAGAAGCCTCTGGTGGTGGCAATGCTTTGATTGCTAGCCACGGCATGACTATTGGAACTTTTGTATATCTCATTGACCAAACAAGACCGCATGGTTTAGATAATGGTAGTGTGACGGTTGTTGAGTACGAAGAGGGTCGCTTTACAGTTGAATATGTTGGTGATATGTCTTATCGCACAGTGGGGGCAAAAGAACTAGCAGAACAGTCAGCAAAATAA
- the grpE gene encoding nucleotide exchange factor GrpE, translating into MAKHKQEEHPEDVEVKEEAVETAEQVESVSPEKTELELANERAEDFENKYLRAHAEMQNIQRRANEERQQLQRYRSQDLAKAILPSLDNLERALAVEGLTDDVKKGLEMVQESLIHALKEEGIEEIAADGTFDHNYHMAIQTVPADDEHPADTIAQVFQKGYKLHDRILRPAMVVVYN; encoded by the coding sequence GTGGCAAAACATAAACAAGAAGAACATCCAGAAGATGTAGAAGTAAAAGAGGAAGCTGTAGAAACAGCTGAGCAGGTTGAATCAGTAAGTCCTGAAAAAACAGAATTAGAACTAGCCAATGAGCGTGCAGAAGATTTTGAAAACAAATATCTCCGTGCTCACGCTGAAATGCAAAATATTCAGCGCCGTGCTAATGAAGAACGCCAGCAGCTGCAAAGATACCGCAGTCAGGATCTGGCAAAAGCTATCTTGCCTTCGTTGGACAATTTAGAGCGAGCTCTGGCTGTCGAAGGGTTGACGGATGATGTCAAAAAAGGCTTAGAGATGGTGCAGGAAAGCTTGATTCATGCTCTCAAAGAAGAAGGAATTGAAGAAATCGCAGCGGACGGAACGTTTGATCATAACTATCACATGGCCATTCAAACAGTTCCAGCTGACGACGAGCACCCAGCTGATACCATTGCCCAAGTCTTCCAAAAAGGCTACAAACTCCATGACCGCATCTTAAGACCAGCAATGGTGGTTGTTTATAATTAG
- a CDS encoding PTS sugar transporter subunit IIB codes for MIKIVTVCGNGIGSSLLLRLKVEAIAKDLGIEVEVESCDSNAAVGKGADLYVTVKEFKDIFPVETKVCIVKSYTNRKKIEADLVPVLEEMNP; via the coding sequence ATGATTAAAATTGTAACAGTTTGTGGAAATGGTATCGGCAGCAGTCTTTTGCTACGTTTAAAGGTGGAAGCAATAGCTAAAGATTTGGGTATCGAAGTGGAGGTAGAGTCTTGTGACTCAAATGCTGCAGTCGGAAAAGGTGCCGATCTTTACGTAACAGTTAAAGAATTTAAAGATATTTTTCCAGTAGAAACCAAAGTCTGTATTGTCAAAAGCTACACAAATCGTAAGAAGATTGAAGCAGATTTGGTTCCAGTTTTAGAAGAAATGAATCCTTAA
- the hrcA gene encoding heat-inducible transcriptional repressor HrcA: MVTERQNEILNLIIDIFTKTHEPVGSKALQESIKSSSATIRNDMAILEKQGLLEKAHTSSGRKPSVAGFQYFVKHSLSFDRLAENELYEVIKAFDREFFKLEDVLQQAADVLSMLSGCTVAALDVEPSQQRLTAFDIVILSQHTALAVFTLDESNTITSQFVIPRNFLRGDLVQLKELIQDRFLGQTVLDIHYKIRTEIPQIIQRYFTTTDNVLDLFEHIFSDIFKENVIVSGKVRLLDFADLESYQFFDQPQKVAFELRDSLAEDQMQTVRVADSRESSLADLTLISSKFLIPYRGFGVLAVVGPVNLDYQRLVSQMNVVNRVLTMKLTDFYRYLSSNHYEVH, translated from the coding sequence GTGGTCACGGAGCGTCAAAATGAGATTTTGAATTTGATTATTGATATCTTTACCAAGACCCACGAGCCAGTCGGATCCAAAGCGCTACAAGAGTCAATCAAATCAAGCAGTGCGACGATTCGTAATGATATGGCTATTCTTGAAAAACAAGGTCTTTTAGAAAAAGCACACACATCAAGTGGACGTAAGCCTAGTGTTGCAGGTTTTCAATACTTTGTCAAACATTCACTTTCCTTTGATCGTCTCGCTGAAAATGAACTCTATGAAGTGATAAAGGCATTTGATCGTGAATTCTTCAAGTTAGAGGATGTTCTTCAACAGGCAGCAGATGTTCTTTCAATGTTGAGCGGATGTACAGTGGCAGCACTTGATGTAGAGCCAAGTCAACAACGCTTGACTGCTTTTGACATCGTGATTCTCAGCCAACATACAGCTTTAGCAGTTTTCACTTTAGATGAGTCCAATACGATTACCAGCCAGTTCGTGATCCCCCGTAATTTCCTACGAGGTGATTTGGTTCAGCTGAAAGAATTGATTCAAGATCGTTTTTTAGGACAAACAGTTCTTGATATTCACTATAAAATCCGAACAGAGATTCCTCAGATTATCCAGCGTTATTTTACAACGACCGACAATGTTCTGGATCTTTTTGAGCATATCTTTAGTGATATTTTCAAAGAAAATGTCATTGTGTCTGGGAAGGTAAGATTATTAGATTTTGCAGATTTAGAGAGTTATCAGTTCTTTGATCAGCCCCAAAAAGTAGCTTTTGAGCTTCGAGATAGTTTAGCTGAAGATCAAATGCAGACGGTGCGCGTGGCAGATAGCAGAGAAAGCAGTCTGGCTGATTTGACTCTAATTTCCAGCAAATTCCTGATTCCTTATCGAGGTTTTGGGGTGCTGGCAGTTGTTGGTCCGGTTAATCTTGATTACCAACGGCTGGTCAGCCAGATGAATGTTGTCAACCGTGTGCTGACCATGAAATTGACTGATTTTTATCGATATCTGAGTAGTAATCACTATGAAGTCCATTAA
- a CDS encoding PFL family protein: protein MDIKQVTETIAMIEEQNFDIRTITMGISLLDCIDTDIERAAEKIYQKITRKAKDLVAVGDEIAAELGIPIVNKRVSVTPIALIGAATDSDDYVPLAKALDRAAKEIGVDFIGGFSALVQKGYQKGDEILIRSIPRALAETDKVCSSVNIGSTKSGINMTAVADMGRVIKETAELSDMGAAKLVVFANAVEDNPFMAGAFHGVGEADVVINVGVSGPGVVKRALEKVRGESFDVVAETVKKTAFKITRIGQLVGQMASERLGVKFGIVDLSLAPTPAVGDSVARVLEEMGLETVGTHGTTAALALLNDQVKKGGVMACNQVGGLSGAFIPVSEDEGMIAAVQNGSLNLEKLEAMTAICSVGLDMIAIPADTPSETIAAMIADEAAIGVINQKTTAVRIIPKGKEGDMIEFGGLLGTAPVMKVNQASSVDFIARGGQIPAPIHSFKN, encoded by the coding sequence ATGGATATAAAGCAAGTTACTGAAACGATTGCCATGATTGAGGAGCAAAATTTTGATATTCGGACGATTACCATGGGGATTTCACTTCTCGACTGTATTGATACGGATATTGAGCGAGCAGCAGAAAAAATCTATCAAAAGATTACAAGGAAAGCTAAAGATTTGGTGGCAGTTGGTGATGAAATAGCCGCGGAGCTGGGTATTCCCATTGTCAACAAGCGTGTCTCGGTGACTCCGATCGCCTTGATTGGTGCTGCGACAGATAGTGATGACTATGTGCCTTTGGCAAAAGCACTGGATCGAGCAGCAAAAGAAATCGGTGTCGATTTTATCGGTGGTTTTTCTGCTCTGGTGCAAAAGGGCTATCAAAAAGGGGATGAAATCCTTATCCGTTCCATTCCGCGAGCTTTAGCGGAGACTGATAAGGTTTGCTCATCTGTTAATATTGGATCCACCAAGTCAGGAATCAATATGACAGCAGTTGCAGATATGGGACGTGTCATCAAGGAAACTGCAGAACTTTCTGACATGGGGGCAGCGAAATTAGTTGTTTTTGCCAATGCGGTCGAGGATAATCCTTTTATGGCGGGTGCTTTTCATGGCGTTGGCGAAGCTGATGTCGTCATCAATGTAGGCGTTTCTGGTCCTGGTGTCGTCAAACGTGCCCTTGAAAAAGTTCGCGGCGAAAGTTTTGATGTAGTGGCGGAAACAGTCAAGAAAACAGCCTTTAAAATCACTCGGATCGGTCAGCTTGTCGGGCAGATGGCCAGTGAGCGGCTGGGAGTTAAATTCGGGATTGTTGATTTGAGTTTGGCACCAACACCAGCTGTTGGGGATTCTGTCGCTCGTGTTTTGGAAGAAATGGGATTGGAAACGGTCGGTACGCATGGAACGACGGCAGCTTTGGCTTTGCTTAATGACCAAGTAAAAAAAGGTGGCGTAATGGCTTGCAATCAAGTCGGCGGTTTGTCTGGTGCTTTCATTCCAGTTTCAGAAGACGAGGGGATGATTGCAGCAGTTCAAAATGGATCTCTCAATTTAGAAAAATTAGAAGCCATGACCGCTATCTGCTCAGTAGGCTTGGATATGATTGCGATTCCAGCAGATACACCTTCTGAAACCATTGCTGCCATGATTGCAGACGAAGCCGCTATTGGGGTTATCAATCAGAAAACGACAGCGGTGCGGATTATTCCAAAAGGCAAGGAAGGTGATATGATTGAATTTGGCGGTCTTTTAGGAACGGCTCCGGTCATGAAAGTTAATCAGGCGTCATCTGTTGATTTTATCGCGCGTGGTGGACAAATTCCAGCACCAATTCATAGTTTTAAAAATTAA
- a CDS encoding histidine phosphatase family protein — MAKTKLYIIRHGKTMFNTIGRAQGWSDTPLTAEGERGIHELGIGLRESGLAFTRAFSSDSGRTIQTMGIVLEELCLTGKIPYTFDKRIREWCFGSFDGAYGGDLFHGVIPRVLDVEDYKKLTLQELADGLVEVDTAGWAEPWEQLSGRILEGFTAIAKDVEASGGGNALVVSHSMTIGAFACLIDPSIILNPGVQNGSVTVVEYENGKFTIEVLGDMAYRQVGAKILEKQN; from the coding sequence ATGGCAAAAACAAAATTATACATTATTCGTCATGGGAAAACGATGTTTAATACGATTGGTCGGGCGCAAGGTTGGAGTGATACGCCGCTTACGGCTGAAGGAGAACGCGGCATCCATGAATTAGGAATCGGTCTACGAGAATCGGGGCTTGCATTTACAAGGGCTTTTTCTAGCGATTCTGGGCGGACGATTCAGACCATGGGGATTGTCCTTGAAGAGCTCTGTTTAACAGGTAAAATTCCTTATACCTTTGACAAACGGATTCGTGAATGGTGTTTTGGCAGTTTCGACGGTGCTTATGGTGGCGATCTGTTTCATGGCGTGATTCCACGAGTGCTGGATGTAGAAGACTATAAGAAACTAACCTTGCAGGAACTGGCAGATGGTCTAGTCGAAGTGGATACAGCTGGCTGGGCAGAACCTTGGGAGCAATTGAGTGGACGTATTTTAGAAGGTTTTACAGCCATTGCAAAAGATGTAGAGGCTTCTGGCGGGGGCAATGCTCTTGTCGTCAGTCATAGTATGACAATCGGTGCCTTTGCTTGTTTGATTGATCCGTCTATCATTTTAAATCCTGGTGTGCAAAATGGCAGTGTAACGGTTGTGGAATATGAAAATGGGAAATTCACCATTGAAGTGTTAGGAGACATGGCTTATCGCCAAGTGGGTGCTAAGATACTGGAAAAACAAAACTAA
- a CDS encoding transaldolase — translation MVKTLSIKVYSDGAVLDKMLKDLESGLVSGFTTNPSLMKKAGITSYVEFAKEVLTKITEFPVSFEVFSDEMEIMEKEAEFLASLGENVYVKIPIINSRGESTLPLIDRLTSKGIKVNVTAVFTVEQVKEIVPVLKAGLPSIVSVFAGRIADTGVDPIPIMKESLTLCHQKSSVELLWASPREAYNIYQADELGVDIITCTPDLIQKLSLNGKDLYEYSLETVQMFLRDSTSLGFKIIEE, via the coding sequence ATGGTTAAAACATTATCTATTAAAGTTTACTCAGATGGTGCGGTATTGGATAAGATGTTAAAGGATTTAGAGTCTGGGTTAGTATCAGGTTTTACGACCAATCCTAGTCTAATGAAAAAAGCGGGCATTACAAGTTATGTAGAATTTGCCAAAGAAGTGTTGACAAAGATTACAGAATTTCCAGTGTCATTTGAGGTGTTTTCAGACGAGATGGAAATCATGGAGAAAGAAGCGGAATTCTTAGCTTCTCTCGGTGAAAATGTCTATGTGAAAATTCCGATCATCAATTCTCGAGGTGAATCAACTCTTCCTCTCATTGATCGATTAACATCTAAAGGAATTAAAGTTAATGTGACAGCGGTGTTTACTGTAGAACAAGTCAAGGAAATTGTGCCAGTTTTAAAGGCAGGACTGCCGTCAATCGTGTCTGTCTTTGCGGGGCGGATAGCTGATACAGGTGTGGATCCGATACCGATTATGAAAGAATCTTTGACTTTATGTCATCAAAAATCTAGTGTGGAATTGCTGTGGGCGAGTCCACGAGAAGCATACAATATTTATCAAGCAGACGAGTTAGGTGTAGATATTATCACTTGTACACCAGATTTGATTCAAAAATTATCTCTCAATGGCAAAGATCTATATGAGTATTCATTGGAAACTGTTCAGATGTTTCTCCGTGATAGCACTAGCTTAGGGTTTAAGATAATAGAAGAATGA
- a CDS encoding LacI family DNA-binding transcriptional regulator, whose protein sequence is MAKKLTIKDIAEIAQTSKTTVSFYLNGKYEKMSQETREKIKKVIEETNYKPSIVARSLNSKRTKLIGVLIGDITNSFSNQIVKGIEDIAHQNGYQVMIGNSNYNQESEDKYIESMLLLGVDGFIIQPTSNFRKYSRIIEEKKKRMVFFDSQLYEHRTSWVKTNNYDAVYDVTQACVAKGYEKYILITADISRLSTRIERASGFMDALADSNLEYTSLIIEDEHTDLDKMKEFLQKEVNSGEKTLVFAPNCWALPLVFTVMKDLDFDIPNVGLIGFDNTEWTSLSSPSITTIVQPAFEEGQQATKILIDQIEGRHQEEKQQVLDCSVHWKESTIN, encoded by the coding sequence TTGGCAAAAAAATTGACCATAAAAGATATTGCAGAAATTGCTCAGACCTCAAAAACGACTGTTTCCTTTTACTTAAATGGTAAATATGAAAAAATGTCTCAGGAAACCAGAGAGAAAATCAAAAAGGTTATTGAAGAGACTAATTATAAGCCTAGCATTGTAGCGCGCAGCCTCAACTCCAAGCGAACCAAATTGATTGGCGTTTTGATTGGTGACATTACCAATAGTTTTTCAAATCAGATTGTCAAAGGAATTGAGGATATTGCACATCAAAATGGTTATCAGGTTATGATTGGAAATAGCAATTACAACCAAGAAAGTGAAGACAAATATATCGAAAGTATGCTTTTGTTAGGAGTGGATGGTTTCATTATTCAGCCGACTTCAAACTTTAGAAAATATTCTCGTATTATTGAGGAAAAAAAGAAGCGAATGGTCTTTTTTGATAGTCAATTGTATGAACATCGGACAAGTTGGGTCAAAACGAATAATTACGATGCAGTCTATGATGTGACACAGGCTTGTGTTGCAAAAGGTTATGAAAAATATATTCTCATCACGGCAGATATTAGCCGATTGAGTACACGGATTGAACGAGCTAGTGGCTTTATGGATGCTTTGGCAGATTCCAACTTAGAATATACAAGTTTGATTATTGAGGATGAGCACACTGACTTAGATAAAATGAAAGAATTTTTGCAAAAGGAAGTCAATTCAGGAGAGAAAACCTTAGTTTTTGCACCAAATTGCTGGGCTTTACCACTGGTGTTTACCGTTATGAAAGACTTGGATTTTGATATACCAAATGTGGGCTTGATTGGTTTTGATAATACAGAATGGACGAGCTTATCTTCACCAAGCATCACGACAATTGTCCAACCAGCTTTTGAAGAAGGGCAGCAAGCAACGAAAATTCTGATTGATCAGATTGAAGGTCGTCATCAGGAAGAAAAGCAGCAAGTGCTGGATTGTAGTGTTCATTGGAAAGAATCAACAATCAATTGA
- a CDS encoding ACT domain-containing protein: MKAIITVVGKDRTGIVAGVSSKIAELGLNIDDISQTVLDEFFTMMAVVSSDEKKDFTVLREEFEAFGKTLNIKINIQSAAIFDAMYNI, translated from the coding sequence ATGAAAGCGATTATTACGGTTGTTGGTAAGGATAGAACGGGGATTGTGGCAGGAGTGTCTAGCAAGATTGCAGAGCTTGGTTTGAATATTGATGATATTTCACAAACGGTTTTAGATGAATTTTTCACGATGATGGCAGTCGTTTCTAGTGATGAAAAGAAAGATTTCACTGTTTTGCGCGAGGAGTTTGAAGCCTTTGGCAAAACTCTCAATATTAAAATCAATATTCAAAGTGCAGCAATTTTTGATGCCATGTACAATATCTAA
- a CDS encoding PTS ascorbate transporter subunit IIC translates to MNGVLTFLQNILSEPAFLMGLIAFVGLVALRTSSHKVLTGTLGPILGYLMLAAGATVIQQNLAPLATLIDQGFGITGVVPNNEAVTSVAQKILGVETMSILIVGLVLNILFARFTRFKYIFLTGHHSFFMACLLSAVLGVIGFKGMALVAVGGFILGAWSAISPAIGQKYTLKVTDGDEIAMGHFGSLGYYLSAWIGSKVGKNSPSTEELHISEKWSFLRNTTISTGLVMVVFYLIAVVACLINNPKTVTELAAGKNPFIFAIVGGLTFAVGVAIVYAGVRMILADLIPAFQGIAMKLIPNAVPAVDCAVFFPYAPTAVILGFAFSFLGGLLGMFVLGAIGGVLIVPGMVTHFFCGATAGIFGNATGGRRGAILGSFVNGLFLAFLPATLLPVLGKLGFANTTFGDFDFGVFGILLGNVGNSIGQIGVYLIVAVLVVVLLLPSIITKGNTALNNISEE, encoded by the coding sequence ATGAATGGAGTACTGACTTTTTTACAAAATATTTTGAGCGAACCTGCGTTTTTGATGGGCTTGATTGCCTTCGTTGGCTTAGTCGCTTTGCGCACTTCGAGTCACAAGGTGTTGACAGGAACATTAGGACCTATTCTAGGGTATTTGATGTTAGCTGCTGGAGCGACTGTTATCCAACAAAACCTAGCTCCTTTGGCTACTTTGATTGACCAAGGCTTTGGCATTACAGGGGTTGTACCAAATAATGAAGCTGTAACTTCGGTAGCTCAGAAGATTTTAGGTGTTGAAACCATGTCTATCTTGATTGTTGGCTTGGTTTTAAATATTTTGTTTGCACGTTTCACGCGATTCAAATATATCTTTTTAACAGGACACCATAGTTTCTTTATGGCTTGTCTTTTGTCTGCAGTATTAGGAGTGATTGGCTTTAAAGGAATGGCTTTAGTTGCGGTTGGCGGCTTTATTCTTGGGGCCTGGTCTGCAATTTCGCCAGCTATCGGGCAAAAGTATACTCTGAAAGTCACCGATGGAGATGAGATTGCTATGGGACATTTTGGTAGTCTGGGTTACTATCTGTCAGCTTGGATTGGTTCTAAAGTTGGCAAAAACAGTCCCAGTACGGAAGAATTGCATATCTCTGAGAAGTGGAGTTTTTTGAGAAATACAACCATTTCGACAGGCTTGGTAATGGTCGTATTTTACCTCATTGCAGTTGTAGCCTGTCTCATCAATAATCCTAAAACTGTAACAGAATTAGCAGCAGGAAAAAATCCGTTCATCTTTGCTATTGTAGGCGGTTTGACATTCGCAGTTGGTGTCGCTATCGTTTATGCTGGTGTTCGGATGATTTTGGCAGATTTGATTCCAGCTTTCCAAGGTATCGCAATGAAATTGATTCCGAATGCTGTTCCTGCTGTGGATTGTGCTGTATTCTTTCCTTATGCTCCGACGGCTGTTATTCTCGGTTTTGCTTTTAGTTTCCTTGGAGGTTTGCTTGGTATGTTCGTGTTAGGAGCAATTGGTGGTGTTTTGATTGTTCCTGGTATGGTGACTCACTTTTTCTGTGGAGCAACTGCTGGAATATTCGGAAATGCAACAGGGGGGCGACGTGGAGCTATTTTGGGATCTTTTGTAAATGGCTTGTTTCTAGCCTTTCTTCCTGCAACGCTCTTACCCGTTTTAGGAAAATTGGGTTTTGCAAATACAACGTTTGGCGATTTTGACTTTGGCGTATTTGGAATTTTGCTGGGTAATGTTGGAAATTCCATTGGACAAATCGGTGTTTATCTGATTGTAGCGGTTTTAGTCGTTGTTTTACTGTTACCATCCATCATTACAAAGGGAAATACAGCTTTAAATAATATTTCTGAAGAATAA